GCCGTTGAGCAACAGAAGCTGATGCCCCGGCCGCATGGGCGGATGGCGCGCGCTCCTGGGTTGTGGAGGTCGCGCGCTCACTGCAGTTCGATCTCTGCAATGAGCGGCAGATGATCCGACATGCGCGCCCACACCCGGCCGTGCGGCACATGGGCCGATACCAGACGCAGGCCCCGCACGAAGATGCGGTCCAGGTGCAGCAGCGGCAGGCGCGACGGATAGGTCGCCAGGCGGATGCCTTCGAAGGTGTGCAGATCCAAGGCCGCCATGGGCCGCAGCAGCTGCGCGCCCCAGTCGTTGAAATCGCCCGCCACCACCATCGGCACCTGGGATGGCACGGCCGTGGCGATGTATTCACCCAGCCGCCGCACCTGGCGTTCACGACCCGCGTGCATCAGGCCGAGGTGCACCACGATCACATGCACCTCGACACCGTCGATCAACAAGTTCACGTGCAACAGGCCGCGCTGCTCGAAACGGTGGTCGGAGACGTCGGAATGCCGGATATCGACCACCGGCCAGCGCGAGAGCAACGCATTGCCGTGTTCGCCGTGCCGCGTGGTGGCATTGGTGCGGTAGACCGACTCGTAGCCTTCGGGAGAGAGGTATCCCGCCTGGTCCAGGTTGGGCCAGCGGGTGAATTGCTTTTCGAACTTGCGGTGGTGGCGGCGCACTTCCTGCAGGCAGACGATGTCGGCGTCGAACTGCTCCACCGCGTGCGCAAGGTTGTGGATTTCCAGGCGGCGCGCGGGGCCCAGGCCCTGCACGCCTTTGTGGATGTTGTAGGTCGCAATCCGAAGGATGCTGCTCATGGCCAAATCATGCCATCAAGAATGCGCCCCCACGCCCCCCAGGCGGGGCAGCCAGGCGATGGCTTCGGCGTTCGAAGGCGAGAAGCACCTTTCAGCCGCTTCGTGCCAGGGCAGCCACACCTGGTCTCGGTGCTCCCTGGGGCTCAAACGCACGGGGACCGTGCGCGGAATGCACAGGCCGAAGAGGTGCTCCGTGTTGTGCGTGACACCCGGCGGGTAGCGGTGTCGCCACTGCGGATAGATCTCGTAGACGTTCTCCAACGCCCAATCGATGAGCACATGACCGGCGGCACGCGCGTCGAGCCCGGTTTCCTCTTTCACCTCGCGCACCGCCGTCGCTTCGAAAGTCTCGGCCTGCGCGTCTTTCGAACCGGTGACCGACTGCCAGAAGCCGGGCGCATCGGCACGTTCGATCAGCAGCACCTCCAGCGCAGGTGTGTGTATCACCACCAGCACCGACTGTGGAATCTTCACCGGCCGTACAGCGTCAACGGCGCGTCGACGCTGCCGTTGAACCAGCCGCCCGCCAACCCCGCACGAGCTTCCAGATCGACCAGAGCCGCATGCCCAGGCCCACGGTGCGCCTCGGCCGCCACAGCGACAGCAGCATCGGCGCGACCAGACCCAACAGCGGATTGCTGCGCAGCCACTGCAGACCGTCCTGCACACGGTCGACCCAGGTGAGTGCCGGTTGCAGTGCCTGCACGTCCCGGGTGATCTGGCGGCGCAGCATGCGCGAGCGCAGCACCAGCCGCTCTCGCCGGCGCGCCAGCAGTTCGGTGCGTGGGTTCACGCGTCCTCCCGTGCGGCGCGCAGGCTTTCGCGGTCCTGCTTGAGCTCTTCCACGCTGGCCGAGAACAGCCGCGTGCCCGAGCGCACCCGACCTCGCGCGAGCACGGCCGCAATGCCCCCCGCTCCGAGGAACAGCGCCGTGAAGAT
The sequence above is a segment of the Hydrogenophaga sp. BPS33 genome. Coding sequences within it:
- a CDS encoding YqjK family protein: MNPRTELLARRRERLVLRSRMLRRQITRDVQALQPALTWVDRVQDGLQWLRSNPLLGLVAPMLLSLWRPRRTVGLGMRLWSIWKLVRGWRAAGSTAASTRR
- the nudB gene encoding dihydroneopterin triphosphate diphosphatase, whose protein sequence is MKIPQSVLVVIHTPALEVLLIERADAPGFWQSVTGSKDAQAETFEATAVREVKEETGLDARAAGHVLIDWALENVYEIYPQWRHRYPPGVTHNTEHLFGLCIPRTVPVRLSPREHRDQVWLPWHEAAERCFSPSNAEAIAWLPRLGGVGAHS
- a CDS encoding endonuclease/exonuclease/phosphatase family protein, whose protein sequence is MSSILRIATYNIHKGVQGLGPARRLEIHNLAHAVEQFDADIVCLQEVRRHHRKFEKQFTRWPNLDQAGYLSPEGYESVYRTNATTRHGEHGNALLSRWPVVDIRHSDVSDHRFEQRGLLHVNLLIDGVEVHVIVVHLGLMHAGRERQVRRLGEYIATAVPSQVPMVVAGDFNDWGAQLLRPMAALDLHTFEGIRLATYPSRLPLLHLDRIFVRGLRLVSAHVPHGRVWARMSDHLPLIAEIELQ